The region GGATAATGTATCATCCTATTGGTGGTAAaaatttacatgtatcaaaagaaagagcactgAATATCCTGccagggtttccaggtggtcagtacaCAGTGCGTAACAACCACCTGGAGACCCTGCGGAACTATAAATGCTTTATAAGGATCCCTGACACATATACttattttgcacagtgggagacatggcaaagCTTTCAAACAAACCCCATACCTGAATGTTTtatctgcaatggtgagcagagctccagaaactggactatattacacacccagcatacactacagaccgggggggggggggggggggggtgttagcttcattgataattagtgcacaaattatgtccTAATAGACTACCCaacattaggtcataatttgtgcactaattatcactgaagctaacacccccccccccccctggtctatagtgtatgctgggtgtgtaatatagtccagtttctggagctctgctcaccattgcagataaatcattcaggtatggggtttgtttgaaagcgctgccatgtctcccactgtgcaaaattgaatgttagtatactagtggctagctgcattcactgttttaaattcactttcAATTTTTTAGATTACaatttagcacataattttgcatctgttttgcattagaggcatgtattcagccctagggggctctgcattgcctctgatggcttacaattcagatgcatccttgagcgcttatcatttgtctgtttgcttcaaatatttttattgtttgCACTTTTACAAGTTAAatgtaaagatgatgacgtggtgTCTGATGGAACAGAGTGGTTTGTACATACAGATGGGCACCCagcataacaagttagaactctttcctgaagaaaaacatgcaggcaTATATCATACGCCATCATCAGGTAATGCagtttacttagaacagagaggaacactgaGAGAATACAGCaagtcacaataccatagagatcattttACAGACAGGGacctcttgtggttgctttactatactgcaattTAGGTAATAATGTAGTTAAACCTCTATTCTGGCTATTGTTAGGCTGGTAGGTTAACATTAGAAATAGgtaaggggggttagtgttagacttaGGTAGCAGTAGGTTAGcattaggagtaggtagagggaggttttgTGTGAGAGGAAGGTTAGGTGAAGCGATGGTggaatatcggtaacattaccaatattctactagcggtttCACCACTCTCCCCATATTACCAGACACCCTTTTTCAGCATATGCGTCTGCGTGGTGATATCGGTTTGGTATGATTGATGCCACGTTGACCTCCACCTCTGTGACGTGAAGTAATGGCTGTTTGTGTTTTAGGGGCGAAGCTGGATGACTTTGCAGACTTCACAACGTTTGGCCTGGCTtcggcgctgctgctgcacagGACTGGCATGATGGGCGCTCTGCTAGTGGTGGTCTACGTGTTGGCCGTCTTCACCCGCCTGTGCTTCTACTCCAGCGGTAAGACCCTTTTCCAGCAATATTATCTATAGTGTGGAAGAGTCTGGGCATCTCCAGGGACCAATTCCCAAAGATTCCCTGTGCCAAATATCTGCCCTCACCTGCAGCCAGTCAAGGTACAGCCTCTTGAGGGTCTTATAGAGGGACCAACAGTGCCTCCTGAAGAGTCAGTGCTGGATGGAGGGTTTGGCCTCTGATTGGTGGAAATAAGGATCAACACTGTATTATTACTGAGCTCTGCACCATCCAACATGAGAATACGGATGAAGGTTCCTGGAAAATGAGGGCGGTATGACACTACTGCATGCGGGAGCCAATCAAATCTTCCTGTTCCTATGCCAGTTCTGTCTGGAAAAATTAATGTGATTGGTCGGTGTGGATATGTTTTGATGACTGGGTTGGGACTGGAAGGGAGCAGATATTTTGGTTCAGCAGCTACGGATGGAAGGAGATTGCTTGTCAGAGGCTCTGAACTGCCCCGGAACGATATTTCATTGCATCCCGTGTCCTATCCCGTGTCCTTTTTAACCTCCTCCTTTATTCCTCTTTTCCAGGAATTCCCTTCATGTACCGAGGCCTGCCCTGCCCATACGCCTCCGCCATCTTGGCCTGCATCTATCTCCTGACCGGAGGACACCTGCTGGTCCTGCGAGCGACTGCCGTCATCATGATCCTATTTATGATTGATCAGGGGATCTACCCACATGACAGGATCCTGGAGTCCCAAGTCTGGAAGAAGCTGGTCTTTGCTGGAGGTAAGAGACACCAAGTCTGAGTTCATGACTACAAATATTAGAGGCCCCCAAAAATACATAGGGTCCCCTATGTTCCCCGCTATCCCAGTGCTGACCCCTGCATGGTCATGTAGCAAGTGAACCCCCCTATAACTCCCCCTCTCACCTGTGACCAGTGCTGCCGtcaattcccctcccccccccatctcaTATCAAGTACTGACCGCATGCTACCTCCCCTGTGGTCATGGCCACCACCACCCTCCCCAACCACTGCAGCCaccaattcccccctccctcatatcAAGTGCTGGCACCTTCCTACCTTCCCTGTGGTCACTTCCCCTCCCACAACCAGTGCCGCCACCAATCCCCCCATATCAGCTGCTGGCACCTTCCTATGTCCCCTGTGGTCACTGCCCCCAACCAGTGCTGCCACcaattccctcccccctccccccacacaaaaTAAGTGATTCTACCATTATCAGCCCCGGCGCTACCATATAGGAAAAgggggcaacccccccccccaagctccaGAGCCCCCAAAAGTGTTttcctcccaacttaactgttgcttCCTGAGGCCCCTGCAGAGGCTTCGGCAGAGAAGCATCTCACCTGTCCAGGTGGTTGCACACCTTTGTCAGTCTGTGGCTCAGTGCACTGATGTCTTCAACCACCACTGACTGCATCTTCTCTGGGACCTGCGTCATAATATTACGTAATAACATGTGCCGGATCACAAAGGAGAGACGCCCCTGTAAGGATGAAGCCAAGAAGCATGGAGCCACGGACTGACAGGGGAGCACACCCACCAGAACAGATGAgaagctactctgccaaagactctgcaggggccccagggagcataCTTAAGTTTAAGGGGTGGTGGCTGCCGACTCGGGCCCTTGggggaaatgtggctgcaacaaagggaccCTCATGCTGCTTTCTAGTTTGGGGGTGTCTGTCAGGGGGCGGGGGGCAATTTATTTTGCCTATGGGCCCCATTGTCCTTTGAATCGGCCCTGACCATTATTCCTCCATATCACATGTGGCCACGCATCATAACTGTGGCCTCCATTCCCCCATCCCATAACAGGTATGGCTACCACTATACCAACCttgacaagtgtggccaccattccCCACTCCTCTCCATAACAACTGTGGCCACCATTAGCCTCCCCCCTCCATACCAAATGTGGACACCATTCTCTTTGTCCTCCCCCTATATTGGGTGAAGCCACCAAAccgtaactccccccccccccccagcaagtgtGGCAGACTCTCTGACCACCCCAACCCCCACATCACATCCCATAATAAGTGCTGCCACTGTTTCCTCCCCccctaaagtaaacctgagatggggcagaAGAGAACATTtatacatccctggggcttcctagccccccttcagcctgatcgctcccaacaTTATCTGCCGCCTCTCCATTCGTCTGCAATCGGCTCCGGTAAGTCCGCTGGTCTGGagccaactgcgcatgtgcagccccattGTGCTAGCTGCGAGTGTTCTGCATCTGTGcaatactactgtgcaggcacagaacgcccCTGGCCACGGGAGTGAGACAGGGAGTGCGAGCATCCagactgtgcctgcacagaatgGCCCCGACTGGACAACTTACCGGGGCTAATTGCGGACAAATTGAGAGGCGGTGAAGGAtgttgagggagcgatcaggccggagggggctggaagaagccaaaggtatgtataacttacaggtatgtatacattttctcttctgcccatctcaggtacactttaccaAGTCCTGTGACCATTCCTGCCCCCACCCCCATAGTGAGCATGTCCTCCACCCCCACGCCATTGACATGTGACCagtatgcagagcaatgtgcaGAGGAGGAAGTATCTTACCAGCTTTCATTCTCCCCATCCTGGTCCTCTAGTGTGCTGGGTGACATCATGTGACATGGAGGACTAGGAAGGGGTGAGAAGGGGAGGAACCAGGCCTCAAAGCTGGTAATAATACAAGTGCTCTGCTGTGCATTCCTCTGCCTGGGGCATGGTACGGCCGGGCAACTGTGGGAGGGGGGCCCTTGGATCGGTCGGAGGGTGGAAGCTGGACCCCCAATGCTGCTCTGCTGCTAGTTATGCCATTGCCAGAGTTATACGTTTAGCCTTTCGCGTTTTTTTGTGCTGCCTACCCTCGCCACCTAAAGCAGCTCTCTTCCATGCCAAGCCTTCCAGCGCCATTTGTAGCTCCAAGCAAGTAGTTCTGCTCACGTTGGCGGTGGTGGTTTGAGGTCGGGCACCTGGCAAAATTTCACCAGAGGGGACTGGCAAGCGACGCTACCTCCCCTGCGAAGATGACGGAAGGTGAGAATTGGTTTTGGTGCGGCATGTGTtggggaggatggggggggggggggggggtggctaacGTTAAAAGGTTCAGAAGGTTATGGTAAGGGCATCTAGATAGAAGATTATTAGTAGGAGAGAGGTTAGCATTAGACATCGGGTATGGCTCCAAGTTTATGAATTGCTGGGGTAGTGGGTAGTACTCTGCTGAACACTATGTATGGGGTTGcatggtggcacagaggggggcactgtagTCTTGCAGTACTAGTACTAGTACTAGGGTTCAACTCTGAGACACTAACTGCATGAAGTTTATATCTTCTCCCAATACTCACAtgggcttcctcccacatcccaaaaacaaaacaaaaaaatcctgATAAGTTAAGGGTGGGTCAAGCGGGCATCTGAACCTGCAGCGTGGTGTCTCGTTCTGCTtgctagcagaaaagcatttggcagtcTTCAGCAGTGCTTCCCGTCGTTTGGAAAATGCGTTGCAATGGAAGCGCTGTGGTTAGCCGAAAGGGAACAACAGGATTAAGCTCAGGTTTTGTGCAAATGACAGTAAGTGGTCGTACCAACGGCTGTCTATTAATTTGAATGATGAGCGCTGTGATCgtcgtttaaagtgtaccagagatgtttaAATaagcagcatttatacttacctggggctttctccagctccatgCCAGCCATGCGCTTCATCTGCATTCACCTGGGCCCCATCATTCCTCTGCGGTGTCCCCTGGTATATATCTCAGTCACTGCCAGTCGTGGTTAAACACGCATGCGCAGCCCAGCCTTCACAGTActagctgcgcaggcgcaaaacgcTGGCGGTGACGGGAGTGCGTCATGGCTGCACCCGCGGCTGGGCCGTGTATGCTTGGTAAACCATGACTGGCTGCATCTGGGATatatacagggggacacagcagaggaaCAAAGGGGTCCAGGAGGACAGCAATGGAGTCCACGGCcagcatggggctggagaaagtcccaggtaagtacaaaagCTGCTTATTTAAACATCTCTGATTTCCTTTAATGCTGGTTCTGTGCCCGTCTGAACAGCCCTTAtttggtttcctcccaaaatTGGCCTTACACCATGAAAGGGACATtacgctatgactatggtaggattagattgtgagctcctctcaggacagtcagtgacatgactatgtactctgtaaagtgctgcagaaaatgtcagtgctttataaatacataatcaaatatagtaggacattagagtatgactatgaAGGGAATACACTGTTAGctacactgaggacagtcagtgacatgactatgtactcaataaagtgctgcagaagatgtcagtgttatgactatgtaatatgactatggtagggatttgattgtgagctcctccaaggacagtcagtgacatgactatgtactctgtaatgtgctgcagaagatgtcagtgctaaataaatacataataataataataatatggtgggacattagactataactatggtagggattagattgtgaacttctctgcggacagtcagtgacatgactatgtactctgtaaagtgctgtagaagatgtcagtgctctagtatggttggacattagactatgactattgtaaGACTGgactgtgagttcctctgagggcagtcagtgacatgactatgttctctgtaaagtgctgcagaagatgtcagtgctatataaatacataacaataataatatggttggaaattagactatgactattgtaggaatGGATTATAAACTGTAATTTACGTACACTAAACACGGCAGAGGTGAAATCATATGAAGGGGTGTTTATTACAGAATTATTATGTGCTGCAGACATTTTGCTTTCTGTATTTGCAGTAAATATCCTTTCAGAGTTTGCCATCACACTCTGCCCCCATGCCAGGGAGGGGCTAAGTCTGTTTCATCTCTGTCTACTTACAGGAGGGCCACAGGTGGAAGTGATGACAGGGGTACGTACAAAACAAATATCAGTTACAAAAATAGTTCCCCCCATTTCTAAGAGAGATTTCCATCCATGAAAAGAGTTGAGTAGTGTAGGTATAGAGTGAGGTTTGAGCTactgtgcaatacagataaatacacattacagcatccCAGCGAGGAAAAATAGAGGTAGGTACACTACAAGGGATGGGGGTGAACGAGGAGTTTACATGATGGTAATGAAGTCTTTTCCTGTAGGTGTGTTCATGATGCTGTGCTCCTTCTCCCCTCTGGCGTGTTTGTACCACTTGGTATGGTCCATGTCGTACATTCTCTTCCCTGAAGTCTTGTGGAGTGTGAAGGTGTGATGGCGGCTCTGGGATCTCCATCCAGGTGCGTTCTGCAGTGACGAGTGTGCTGTGCTGAAGGAATAAAGAGCATCTGGAGCCCTTACTGCAGGGGGCGCTATGGCTCCATCCTTAGAGTTGGAAGAAACATCATATGGGGTGACATTACTAACCCCCAACGCAATCATGAGACGGCCCCCCCATTGGCCTACAGCTTAGGGTTATACCACATACCGCACCAGCCGTAGAAGGACAACATTGTCCACCTGGTTCATCTGTACATGATTCCAGCCTGATCTGCGCTTGCAGCACTGAGATTCAGACGCATTTCCTGGCCGATGGAGATATGGATACCTGCGTCACGTCTGCCGCCATCTAGCGGATTATCTATGAGATTGTGAATTGTGTGAATAATTTCCAGCTGTATATTGTTTGTAAATAGGAAAGAGTATCTATTCTGACTGTAATAAAGAAAGTTTGAAAAGTTATTTGGCGTCCAGCTGATTTCCTGTTTTCAGTTGGAGAAGTTGGGAGTTTTCTAGTCTTAGGACCTCCGCTGGTTCCACATGTTGTCCCTCTTCTCCTCCATGGACGTGGATCATGCTCAGTCCGTGGAACAATAATGATGATTATTGGTGACTGCCATTGCCCGCCCCCCAGGGATCAGTCacctgtcacatgacacacaggaGGGCTGCTGATGGGGGGGTCTCTCAGAGTCATTGTCAGGTCGGTATTCCAGCTACATGTAAGTAATCGGCCCAGCTCAGGGTGTCAGTGGCAGAAAGCGGAGTTACTCCATCGCCCTCCCCCGCGGAGTTCTGAAGCTGCTTCACTACCTCAGTAAAGCAGGGTCTCTGTGGTGCCTCCCAGTGCCAACAGCTTGTCATTACATCATATCTGTGGAGAAAGCAAAATACACCATAAATACAGTCACATggagaaaaataataatagttacaGTATGAGTACACATCATAAAACACATCTGCACTACTGCCTGACTGCCCCTCACATGATATTACACCACATACAATTCTGCATTTTACTCCTTTGAAAAATGGTTTGGCCTTTCATCCCCTCCAGAAATGGGTCAGGCCTGTCTTGTCCTCTAGAAATGTGTCTGCCTGTCTTCCCCTCCAGAAAAAGGTCAGCCCCTCTTCTCTTCCACAAACAGGTCTGCCTTTCCTCCCCTCCAGAAACAGATCGGCTTTTCTTTCCCCCCCAGAAATGGGTTGGCGTCTCTTCCCCTCCAGAAATGGATTGACCTCTCTTTTCCTCCAGGAATGGGTTGGCGTCTCTTCCCCTCCAGAAATGGATTGACCTCTCTTTTCCTCCAGGAATGGGTTGGCATCTCTTCCCCTCAAGAAATGGGTTGGCATCTCTTCCTCTCCAGAAATGGATCTGCCCCTCTTCCCCTCCAGAAATGGATCTGCCCCTCTTCCTCTCCAGAAAGGATCTGCCCCTCTTCCTCTCCAGAAATGGGTTGGCATCTCTTCCTCTCCAGAAATGGATCTGCCCCTCTTCCCCTCCAGAAATGGATCTGCCCCTCTTCCCCTCCAGAAATGGATCTGCCCTCTTCCCCTCCAGAAATGGGCTTGGCGTCTCTTCCCCTCCAGAAATGGACCTGCATCTCTTCCTCTCCAGAAATGCATCGGATTCTCTTTCCATCCAAAAATAGGTCAGCCTCTCTTCTCCTCCAGAAATGGATCAGCCTCTCTTCACCTCCAGAAAGGTAGGTTCGCTTTTCTGCCCCTCAAGAAACAGACCTGCTTCTCTTACTTGTCATAAATGGATCAGCTTCTAGACCCCTCCAGATATGTATCGGCCTCTCTTCTCCTCCAGAAATGGATCTGCCCCTCTTCTCCTCCAGAAATGGATCTGCCCCTCTTCTCTTCCAGAAATGGATTGTTTTCTCTTCCCCTCCAGAAAGGTATTGGCCTTCCTGCTCATCCATAAATGGGAATGTCTCTATTGTCCTCCAGAAAGGAACCCAGGGGTGTGGTTAACAATACAGTCTGCAAATTTCTGGAAGACATGTTATGACAGAGCACCGGAATTCTTATCCCTGGTTTGAAGACGGGGGATGATTTATTTAATTAACACAGAGACATCACATTTCACGGTTTGAACACCTTTTTCACATCACTAGTGCTTGGACTGTATACTTATTAGAGTCTGGGCACTATTAATGCAATGTGGGTTCTGCTAATAAAGGTTTGATCATGAGAACTCATTGCAGCTCGTGTACATGGctctatgttacatagttacatagttactctggttgaaaaaagacatacgtccaccgagttcaaccagtacaaagtacaactccagcctgctccctcacatatccctgttgatccagaggaaggcgaaaaaacccttacaaggtaaaaattccttcccgactccagatggcaatcagataaaatccctggatcaacatcattggcattacctagtaattgtagccatggatgtcattcaacgcaaggaaagcatctaagccccctttaaatgcaggtatagagtttgccataacgacttcctgtggcaatgcattccacatcttaatcactcttactgtaaagaaccctttcctaaataaatggctaaaacgtttttcctccatgcgcagatcatgttctctagtcctttgagaaggcctagggacaaaaagctcatccgccaagctattatattgccctctgatgtatttatacatgttaattagatctcctctaaggcgtcttttctctagactaaataaacccagtttatctaacctttcttggtaagtgagaccttccatcccacgtatcaattttgttgctcgtctctgcacctgctctaaaactgcaatatcttttttgtaatgtggtgcccagaactgaattccatattccagatgtggccttactagagagttaaacaggggcaatattatgctagcatctcgagtttttatttcccttttaatg is a window of Hyperolius riggenbachi isolate aHypRig1 chromosome 6, aHypRig1.pri, whole genome shotgun sequence DNA encoding:
- the TMEM269 gene encoding transmembrane protein 269 isoform X2; translated protein: MTHARKVIYQEPPSHYQTLEFARKNAANFLSLANLLMGLCSILCNLNGYRQGACWLLLIGFMLDLADGAVARQLNTCSALGAKLDDFADFTTFGLASALLLHRTGMMGALLVVVYVLAVFTRLCFYSSGIPFMYRGLPCPYASAILACIYLLTGGHLLVLRATAVIMILFMIDQGIYPHDRILESQVWKKLVFAGGVFMMLCSFSPLACLYHLVWSMSYILFPEVLWSVKV
- the TMEM269 gene encoding transmembrane protein 269 isoform X1 is translated as MLMQIPPSGLMTHARKVIYQEPPSHYQTLEFARKNAANFLSLANLLMGLCSILCNLNGYRQGACWLLLIGFMLDLADGAVARQLNTCSALGAKLDDFADFTTFGLASALLLHRTGMMGALLVVVYVLAVFTRLCFYSSGIPFMYRGLPCPYASAILACIYLLTGGHLLVLRATAVIMILFMIDQGIYPHDRILESQVWKKLVFAGGVFMMLCSFSPLACLYHLVWSMSYILFPEVLWSVKV
- the TMEM269 gene encoding transmembrane protein 269 isoform X3, whose protein sequence is MLMQIPPSGLMTHARKVIYQEPPSHYQTLEFARKNAANFLSLANLLMGLCSILCNLNGYRQGACWLLLIGFMLDLADGAVARQLNTCSALGAKLDDFADFTTFGLASALLLHRTGMMGALLVVVYVLAVFTRLCFYSSGIPFMYRGLPCPYASAILACIYLLTGGHLLVLRATAVIMILFMIDQGIYPHDRILESQVWKKLVFAGAFQRHL